A single genomic interval of Nostoc commune NIES-4072 harbors:
- a CDS encoding ribonuclease T2 family protein — MEIKKLLIASSLLITGIFIPNVAIAQNRGTPGKFDFYVLTLSWSPDYCATNGNRDQQQCGSGRKLGFVLHGLWPQYQTGYPANCSTEKLPSEVKRQFPNLYPSNKLYNHEWEKHGTCSGKTPAEYLALSKKLKDAIAIPAAYNRPNKPVRTTITSFKNSFVSANNQIKADGIAPFCSGSGRFLQEVFFCYSKNGEPGICSAEILKRSQKSCGQPDFLLRNVR, encoded by the coding sequence ATGGAGATTAAGAAACTTTTAATTGCATCTTCTCTGTTAATTACTGGTATTTTTATACCTAATGTTGCCATTGCTCAAAATCGCGGTACTCCGGGTAAATTTGATTTTTATGTACTGACACTCTCTTGGTCGCCAGATTATTGTGCGACAAATGGTAACCGTGACCAGCAGCAGTGTGGCTCTGGAAGAAAACTTGGTTTTGTACTACATGGTTTGTGGCCGCAGTACCAAACTGGTTATCCTGCTAATTGTTCCACAGAAAAATTACCATCGGAAGTAAAGCGGCAATTTCCCAATTTGTATCCTAGTAATAAACTTTACAATCATGAATGGGAAAAACATGGTACTTGTTCAGGGAAAACGCCTGCGGAATACTTGGCATTGAGTAAAAAGTTAAAAGATGCGATCGCTATTCCCGCAGCTTACAATCGCCCTAATAAACCCGTGCGTACCACAATTACAAGTTTTAAAAATTCATTTGTGAGTGCGAATAATCAAATTAAGGCTGATGGTATAGCACCCTTTTGTTCTGGTTCAGGAAGATTTTTGCAAGAAGTCTTCTTTTGTTATTCCAAAAACGGTGAACCTGGTATTTGTAGCGCCGAGATTTTGAAGCGATCGCAAAAAAGTTGTGGTCAACCAGATTTCTTATTGAGAAACGTTAGATAA
- a CDS encoding pyridoxal phosphate-dependent aminotransferase, whose protein sequence is MKLAARVSQVTPSLTLAIAAKAKALKAEGIDVCSFSAGEPDFDTPGHIKAAAVKALEEGKTKYGAAAGEPKLREAIAHKLKIDNGLDYKSENVIVTNGGKHSLYNLIVALIDPGDEVIIPAPYWLSYPEMVTLVGGVSVIVPTDATTGYKITPEQLRKAITPKTKLFILNSPSNPTGMVYTPDEIKALAKVVVDADIFVVSDEIYEKILYDGAEHISIGSLGQEIFDRTLISNGFAKAYSMTGWRLGYLAGPAEIIKAASSIQGHSTSNVCTFAQYGAIAALQSPQDCVEEMRQAFAKRRQVMLDRLNAIPGLSTVKPDGAFYLFPDISKTGLKSLEFCDALLEKHQVAVIPGIAFGADDNIRLSYATDMATIEKGMDRLEKFVKSRI, encoded by the coding sequence ATGAAGCTGGCAGCAAGAGTAAGTCAGGTAACACCTTCATTAACCTTAGCGATCGCAGCCAAGGCTAAGGCACTGAAGGCAGAAGGAATAGATGTTTGTAGTTTTAGCGCTGGAGAACCAGATTTTGATACTCCAGGGCATATTAAAGCCGCAGCAGTAAAAGCTTTGGAAGAAGGCAAAACCAAGTATGGTGCAGCAGCCGGAGAACCAAAGTTAAGGGAAGCGATCGCCCACAAGCTTAAAATTGATAACGGTCTTGATTACAAGTCTGAGAATGTCATCGTCACCAATGGTGGTAAGCATTCTCTGTACAACTTAATCGTGGCGCTAATCGATCCAGGTGATGAGGTAATTATCCCTGCACCCTACTGGCTAAGTTATCCTGAAATGGTGACTTTGGTCGGTGGAGTCTCAGTGATTGTGCCTACAGATGCCACAACGGGTTATAAAATTACTCCTGAGCAACTCCGTAAAGCGATCACACCGAAGACGAAGTTATTTATCCTCAACTCTCCATCTAATCCTACAGGGATGGTTTACACGCCAGATGAAATCAAAGCACTGGCAAAAGTAGTAGTTGATGCAGATATCTTTGTCGTCTCTGATGAGATTTACGAAAAGATTCTCTACGACGGTGCAGAACATATCAGCATCGGTTCTTTGGGTCAGGAAATTTTTGACCGCACTTTGATTAGTAATGGGTTTGCGAAGGCTTATTCCATGACTGGGTGGCGTCTCGGCTATTTAGCGGGGCCTGCGGAAATCATTAAAGCAGCGAGTTCCATCCAAGGACATAGTACATCTAACGTGTGTACCTTTGCCCAATATGGTGCGATCGCAGCGCTACAAAGTCCTCAAGATTGTGTCGAAGAAATGCGCCAAGCCTTCGCCAAACGCCGCCAGGTGATGCTAGACAGACTCAACGCTATTCCCGGATTGAGTACCGTAAAACCAGATGGTGCTTTTTATCTGTTTCCTGATATCAGCAAAACCGGTCTAAAATCCCTAGAATTTTGTGACGCCTTGCTGGAAAAACATCAAGTTGCAGTCATTCCCGGAATTGCTTTTGGCGCTGATGACAACATTCGCCTTTCCTACGCCACAGATATGGCGACGATTGAAAAGGGAATGGATAGATTGGAGAAATTTGTCAAGTCGCGTATTTAG
- a CDS encoding pentapeptide repeat-containing protein: protein MDANELLKRYCAGERNFPEVSLHLVNLSEMCLAGINLNRANLTNAALSQSNLRQANLIEANLTAAVLWRTDFSGANMILANLKAANLIRATLRKVDLHKASLVKADLRLADLHDADLSNANLAGADLRYANLSGASLARANLNGANLTGAKLSNTDLSHASLAKAILYKTDLSYVDFTEVDLNGVDLYHCLLNGVTLPERSLIEAG, encoded by the coding sequence ATGGATGCTAATGAACTTCTCAAACGCTATTGTGCAGGAGAGAGAAATTTCCCTGAAGTAAGCCTGCACTTAGTTAACCTCAGCGAGATGTGTTTAGCTGGAATCAATTTGAATCGAGCTAACTTGACTAATGCGGCTTTATCACAGTCCAACCTGCGCCAAGCAAACCTGATTGAAGCCAATTTGACTGCGGCGGTTCTTTGGAGAACTGACTTCAGTGGAGCAAACATGATTTTGGCAAACCTCAAGGCTGCTAATCTGATACGGGCAACTCTTAGGAAGGTAGACTTGCATAAAGCTTCCCTAGTCAAAGCAGACCTACGTTTAGCAGACTTGCATGATGCTGACCTCAGTAATGCAAACTTGGCTGGGGCAGATTTGCGTTATGCTAACTTAAGCGGTGCTTCTTTGGCTAGGGCAAATCTCAATGGTGCAAACCTGACTGGCGCAAAGTTGAGCAATACAGACCTGAGTCATGCTAGTCTTGCCAAAGCTATTTTGTACAAAACTGATCTAAGTTACGTTGATTTTACAGAAGTAGACCTGAATGGGGTCGATTTGTACCACTGCTTACTTAACGGAGTCACCCTACCTGAACGAAGCTTAATTGAAGCGGGTTAA